The window GGCCGTGGGTCTGGCCGATGCGTTCCAGGCGTCGCACCTCCGTGCCGGTATGGATGGCCGCGCCCTGGCGTTCGGCCGCCATGGCCAGGCCGTAGGCGAAGCGACCCATGTGCATCTGGCCGCTGCGCTTGTAGAGCAGTCCGCCGTGGAAGCGCTCGCTTTGGACTTCGGCCTGCACGCGCTGGGCGTCGAGGATCTCCACATCCAGGTCCACCCCATCGGCGATGAGCCGGTCCGCGCTGCGCTGCAGGGCGTCCATCTGATAGGGCCGGGTGGCCATCTTGAGCTTGCCGTGGCGCAGGAAATCGCAGTCGATCTGCTCTTCCTGCACCAGCCGCGCCACCGTATCGACCGCATCGTCATACGCGTGATACCAGGCCCGCGCGCGTTCCACGCCGACCTTGGCGGCGAGCTCGGCATAGTCCACCGCCAGGCCGTTGTTGACGTGGCCGCCGTTGCGACCCGAGGCTTCCGCGGCCACATGCGGGCCGGCTTCCAGCACGACCACCGAGGCCCCGCGCCTGGCCAGCGCCAGCGCCGCCGACAGGCCCGTGAAGCCGCCGCCGACGATGGCCACGTCGACCTGGGCGGGCAGATCGCGCGTGGGGGAAATGTAGAGCGGGGCAGAATCGGTCCAGTAGGATTCCAGCTTCATGGTCGGGGCTTCAGGCAAGTGGATGGGGCAGGGCGCGGTCG is drawn from Herbaspirillum seropedicae and contains these coding sequences:
- a CDS encoding NAD(P)/FAD-dependent oxidoreductase, coding for MKLESYWTDSAPLYISPTRDLPAQVDVAIVGGGFTGLSAALALARRGASVVVLEAGPHVAAEASGRNGGHVNNGLAVDYAELAAKVGVERARAWYHAYDDAVDTVARLVQEEQIDCDFLRHGKLKMATRPYQMDALQRSADRLIADGVDLDVEILDAQRVQAEVQSERFHGGLLYKRSGQMHMGRFAYGLAMAAERQGAAIHTGTEVRRLERIGQTHGHRLHTTRGAVLARQVLLATGASRHGAYGSFGWLRRRIVPIGSFIVVTEPLGAQRAATLLKHQRTYTTVANIHHYFRMTPDTRLVFGGRARFAISSPQSDAASGEVLRRGLHETFPQLGQVRLDYCWGGLVDVTRDRLPQAGERDGLYYSMGYSGHGTQMSVHMGQCMAKVMAGDALANPWREREWPAIPGHFGAPWFLPLVGLYYRLKDKLA